From Candidatus Nealsonbacteria bacterium CG07_land_8_20_14_0_80_39_13:
GGAAAAGACATTCAGATTTCCCAGATAAGAGAATTGAGCAGAAAACTTTCCTTAAAACCTTATTTTTCCTCTTTCAAGGTGGCGATTATAAATGACGCTTCTTCAATGAATTCTCAAGCCCAGCATTCATTTCTGAAAACATTAGAGGAGCCGAAGGGAAAAACAGTTTTGATTTTAGTAGCTGAATCGCTGAATCTTTTCTTTCCGACCATTGCTTCAAGGTGCGAGATGATCAAATTTTATCCGGTGACGAAAGGGGAAATAAAAGATTTTTTAAAAACGCAAGAATTATCAGCCGAGGAAATTGAAGACATTATTAAGCTTTCCGCCGGTCGTCCGGGAGAAGCCGTTGACCTCGCCGTTGATAAGTCAAAATTAGAAAAGCATAGGCAGGCGATAGAAGAGCTTAAGGATATTCTCAATTCAAATTTAGGTTCGCGATTTAGATACGTTAAGGACTTGGACAAAGAAAAGGAAGAAGAGGGAGCGATAGACGCCAAAGGAATCCTTAATGTCTGGCTGGGATTTTTCAGAGATATGTTATTATTTGAATTGGAATATCCGGAGAAAAAAAATAGTTTTGGCTATTCTGTTCCGAAAATAGAGGATATTATTAAAAAAACGCAAGAAATAATCTTTTTGACATCATCTACTAATGCCAATAAAAAATTGGCTTTAGAGACCCTGATGTTGGAATTTTAAAATCTATGGCTGAAGTTTATCGTCAAATTATTGAAAAAGTAAAACCGGAGCTGGCGAAGGTGATGTCTTTTTTGGAAAAAGAATTGGCTAAGTTGAGAACAGGAAGAGCCAGTACTTCCTTAGTGGAGGATATTATGGTTCCTTGCTTTGGCCAGAATCTTCCTTTAAAGCAATTGGGAGCTATTTCTATTTCGGAACCGAGGCAGATTGTCATTCAGCCTTGGGATAAATCATATATTGAGCCTATAATAGGAGCTTTTTCAAAGCAGAATATGGGTTTGAGTCCTGTTGTTGATAAGGATGTTATTCGCATTAATCTGCCCCTTGTTGATGAGGAATACAGAAAGAATATCGTCAAGATTGTTTCCGAAATAGAGGAAGAAGCGAAAAAGACCATCAGAAAATGGAGAGACGAGGCTTGGGATGAAATTCAGGAAAAATTTAAAGAGGGAATCGTCAGGGAAGATGATAAATTCAGGGGCAAGGATGAGCTTCAAAAATTGATAGACGATCACAACAAGAAAGTTGAGGAGGCAGGGGAGCGGAAGAAGAAAGAAATAATGTTCTAAATTTCAAATGTTTGTCTCCATTATCATTTTTATTTTAATATTGAGTTTACTAATTTTCGTCCACGAGTTGGGGCATTTTGTTTTTGCCAAAATGACAGGGGTAAAAGTGGAAGAATTCGCCATAGGCTTCCCTCCGAGGATTTGGGAAAAACAAAAAGGAGAGACTCTTTATTCCATCGGCGCCATTCCTTTCGGTGGGTTCAATAAGCTTTACGGGGAAACCAGCGAAGTTGCCCAAGATAAGGATAGAAGTTTTTCAGGCAAGCCGGTTAGAGTGAGGGCGCTGATAAGTTTCGGCGGAGTTTTATTCAATGTTTTACTGGCGACTGTTATTTTCTACTTTATTTTGTCTTCCAGCGGTTTTCAAACAAAACAATTTCTTATTTATGATTTTAAATTCCCTTTCGGTCAGCAGGAAAATTTTATAGCCACCGGAGCTGTGGTTAAAAATTCTCCGGCCGAAATAGCCGGGATTGAGCCGAGAGATTTGATTCTTCAAGTTAACGGCAAAGAATTTAAAAACACAAGCGAGTTTATAGAGTTTATACAGGAGAAAAAGGGAAAGGAAATAAATCTTGTTTTAAGGAATGCCATTACGAATGAAAACAAGAATATAAATATCGTTCCGCGAATTGAGTATCCTGATAATCAAGGGCCGTTAGGCGTCTCTTTGGGAAATATCGCTCAAGTAAGTTATGTCAGTCCTGCGAATAAGATTTTTTCCGGATTCTTGCACTCGGCCAATATTTCCGTTTATTCTTTTTCCGGCCTGGCTTATTTTATAAAAGAGTCATTTCAGGAGAAGAATATTGCTCCGTTGGCATCTTCTGTTTCCGGACCAGTCGGCATTTTTTCTTTAGTGGACACAGCTTCTAAGATGGGATTTGCCACCTTAATGAATTTGACGGCTGTAATCTCTTTGGCTTTGGCGATGTTTAACATATTGCCCATACCGGCCTTAGACGGCGGTAAGTTGGTTTTCTTGGCGATTGAAGCTGTGGCGCGAAAACCGGTTCCTCAAAAAATAGAAGAAAATATTACTATGTTTTTCTTCGGTTTGCTTATTCTGATGATGCTGGCCGCCACCTTCAACGACCTCCACCGTTTCTTTTAATTTTATTCATAATTTATAATTTACCACTATGAGACAATCGCAATTGTTCACGAAAACTAAAAAGGAGGCGCCAAAGGACGAGGTAAGCAAGAACGCCCAACTATTAATACGAGCCGGTTTTGTTAATAAAGAATTAGCCGGCGCCTATGCATATCTGCCATTGGGCATCAGGGTTATTAATAAAATTTCAAATATAATCAGAGAAGAAATGAATGCTGTGGGAGGGCAGGAGTTGATTATGACTGCCTTACAAGATAAAGAGACATGGGGAAAAACCGGTCGTTGGAGCGATGATGTTGTTGATAATTGGTTTAAAACATCATTGAAAAATGGGACTGAATTGGGTTTAGGATTCAGCCACGAAGAAGTGTTGGCAAAATTGATGAAAAATCATATCAGTTCTTATAAAGATTTGCCGATTTACGTATATCAAATACAAACAAAGTTTCGCAATGAGGCTAGAGCGAAGTCTGGATTAATGAGAGGCAGGGAGTTCATGATGAAAGACTTGTATTCTTTTTCCAGGAGTAAAGAAGACCACGAAGAATTTTATGAAAAAATGAAAGAAGTATATATGAAGGTTTTCAATAGGTTGGGGATGGGGGACAAAACATACATTACAATTTCTTCCGGCGGTTCATTTTCAAAATATTCATATGAATTTCAAACATTATCAGAGGCAGGGGAAGATGTTGTTTATATTATTGACGAGAAAAAAAGAATAGCCATTAACAAGGATGATTTTAATGATGAAGTCATAAAGGATTTTGGGTTAAGTTTGAACAAGGATAATTTGGTGGGCAAGAAGTCAATTGAAGTCGGAGATATTTATACATTAGGATATAAATATTCCGAAGCGTTTAATTTAACTTACAAAAACGAAGAAGGCAAAGATGAGTTGGTGTTTATGGGTTCATATGGGATGAGTCCATCCAGACTGATGGGCGCTGTTGTGGAGTTAAATAATGACGAAAAGGGCATAATTTGGCCGGAGACAGTGGCTCCGTTTAGGATTCATTTAATCGCCGTCGGCCAAGATCTTAGCATTAAAGAAAATAGCGATAAAATTTATGAGGGTTTAAAAGCTCAAGGAATTGAGGTATTATACGATGATAGAGAGGGGGCGAGCGCCGGAGAGAAATTCGCTGATTCTGACTTGATTGGAATTCCTTGCCGAGTTGTGATAAGCAAAAAAACATTAGCGGAAAACAGCGTTGAGATTAAGCAAAGGAAAGAAAAAGAAGTAAAACTGGTAAAAATAGATGATTTATTAGAGGAAATTTAATTATGCTGAAAAAACTCTTTTCTAAATTTTCCCAAGATATCGCCATTGATTTGGGGACTGCCAATTCGCTTGTTTATGTGAAGGGAATGGGGATTGTTATTGTTGAGCCTTCGGTGGTGGCTGTTAATCAAAAAACAGGGCAGGTTTTAGCTATCGGAGACGAGGCCAGAAAGATGGTCGGAAGAACACCGACTTATATTGTCGCCACCAGGCCGTTAAGGGGAGGAGTTATTTCTGATTTTGAAGTTACGGAACAGATGTTAAGGTATTTTATTGAGAAAGCCCGCAAGCAAAGATTTTTCTTAAGTCCGAGGCCGAGAGTTATCATCGGCATTCCTTATGGCGTGACTGAAGTGGAAAAGAAAGCGGTTATTGATGCCGGAAAATCAGCCGGAGCAAGAGAGGTCTTTCTGATTGAAGAACCGATGGCAGCGGCAATCGGAGCTCGTCTTCCTGTCCAAGAAGCAGGAGGGAATTTCATTATTGATATTGGGGGAGGAACAACCGAAGTCGCCATTATTTCTTTGGGGGGAATAGTTTTGGCTAAAAGTTTAAGGGTGGCAGGAGACAAGCTCAATGAAGATATTATTAAATTTGCCCAAGAGGAATACAAATTACTGATTGGAGAGAGAACGGCAGAAGCTATTAAAATGGGCATCGGTTCGGCTATTTCCATGGGGAAAGTAGATTTGGAACAGCATTCCAAGGGGAAAAAATCTTCCAATTCGCGGGAGATGTCTATGAGGGGCAGAAAT
This genomic window contains:
- a CDS encoding ribosome recycling factor, with amino-acid sequence MAEVYRQIIEKVKPELAKVMSFLEKELAKLRTGRASTSLVEDIMVPCFGQNLPLKQLGAISISEPRQIVIQPWDKSYIEPIIGAFSKQNMGLSPVVDKDVIRINLPLVDEEYRKNIVKIVSEIEEEAKKTIRKWRDEAWDEIQEKFKEGIVREDDKFRGKDELQKLIDDHNKKVEEAGERKKKEIMF
- a CDS encoding prolyl-tRNA synthetase, coding for MRQSQLFTKTKKEAPKDEVSKNAQLLIRAGFVNKELAGAYAYLPLGIRVINKISNIIREEMNAVGGQELIMTALQDKETWGKTGRWSDDVVDNWFKTSLKNGTELGLGFSHEEVLAKLMKNHISSYKDLPIYVYQIQTKFRNEARAKSGLMRGREFMMKDLYSFSRSKEDHEEFYEKMKEVYMKVFNRLGMGDKTYITISSGGSFSKYSYEFQTLSEAGEDVVYIIDEKKRIAINKDDFNDEVIKDFGLSLNKDNLVGKKSIEVGDIYTLGYKYSEAFNLTYKNEEGKDELVFMGSYGMSPSRLMGAVVELNNDEKGIIWPETVAPFRIHLIAVGQDLSIKENSDKIYEGLKAQGIEVLYDDREGASAGEKFADSDLIGIPCRVVISKKTLAENSVEIKQRKEKEVKLVKIDDLLEEI
- a CDS encoding rod shape-determining protein (functions in MreBCD complex in some organisms), whose protein sequence is MLKKLFSKFSQDIAIDLGTANSLVYVKGMGIVIVEPSVVAVNQKTGQVLAIGDEARKMVGRTPTYIVATRPLRGGVISDFEVTEQMLRYFIEKARKQRFFLSPRPRVIIGIPYGVTEVEKKAVIDAGKSAGAREVFLIEEPMAAAIGARLPVQEAGGNFIIDIGGGTTEVAIISLGGIVLAKSLRVAGDKLNEDIIKFAQEEYKLLIGERTAEAIKMGIGSAISMGKVDLEQHSKGKKSSNSREMSMRGRNLITGLPEEIMISEEDVRRSMEKSVKQIVAEVKLAVEETPPELLADVMANGIFLSGGGSLLRGLDILIAKETKISTRLVDDPMTAVVRGAGIVLENLDELQEVLVGTENLEPPK